One window of Nostoc sp. C052 genomic DNA carries:
- a CDS encoding COP23 domain-containing protein has product MPSQLLRFMSLGVLGLSLCLSNSAAMAQYDTGTSGDGVVVPTVPSGDTSTPVPIDTSTGIPSSPSTDTATRFTCQSYNGQYTVMYQPQSQPGQFFPWAAPAALGGGWDAQRRCAAIASRLELYRPDGLQELQTAVENNENIVCVTTEANPSCRIVLTVPRGKDPYVIRNSIFQNLTTADSGQQTIAVNTYGDRSSGGSELYNLGRTLLGSGNNRISSSRSGINLKPFLDRQDGGTGNNLRRGVAIRRQSQPSGARLNPGKFR; this is encoded by the coding sequence ATGCCATCACAACTGCTGAGATTTATGTCTTTGGGTGTTCTTGGTTTATCTTTGTGTCTGAGCAATTCCGCAGCAATGGCGCAATATGATACTGGTACTAGTGGCGACGGTGTAGTAGTGCCTACAGTACCATCGGGTGATACATCAACACCAGTTCCAATAGACACGTCGACAGGTATACCATCTTCACCCTCAACTGACACTGCAACTCGGTTTACCTGTCAGTCTTACAATGGTCAGTACACTGTCATGTATCAGCCACAAAGTCAACCAGGACAATTCTTTCCTTGGGCTGCACCGGCGGCTTTGGGTGGTGGTTGGGATGCACAAAGGCGTTGTGCAGCAATTGCCAGTCGTTTAGAACTTTATCGCCCAGATGGTTTACAAGAACTTCAGACAGCTGTCGAAAATAACGAAAATATTGTCTGCGTTACAACTGAAGCGAATCCAAGCTGTAGAATTGTGCTGACAGTCCCGCGTGGGAAAGATCCCTATGTTATCCGCAATAGTATTTTTCAGAACTTGACTACTGCTGACAGTGGACAACAGACTATAGCTGTTAACACTTATGGCGATCGCAGTAGTGGAGGCAGCGAATTATATAATTTAGGACGTACACTTCTAGGCAGTGGTAATAATCGGATTAGTTCATCTAGAAGTGGAATTAATCTCAAACCTTTCCTTGATCGCCAAGATGGCGGTACTGGAAACAATTTGCGGAGGGGAGTTGCAATCCGTCGTCAGTCTCAGCCTAGCGGCGCTCGTCTAAATCCTGGTAAGTTCCGGTAA
- the cobA gene encoding uroporphyrinogen-III C-methyltransferase, giving the protein MNRTEKQENKYLGKVYLVGAGPGDPGLITLKAKGLLECADVVIYDALVSPAILAMINPQAEQINAGKRAGRHSLLQSETTQLLIDKAQDHAIVVRLKGGDPFIFGRGGEEMEELVKAGISAEVVPGITSGIAAAAYSGIPLTHRLYSSSVIFVTGHEAAGKYRPIVNWSAIAHGSETIVIYMGIHNLPYIVEQLSIAGLNLETPIALVRWGTRPEQEELIGTLETIVEQVEETGFSAPAIAVIGQVVNMHSILSGCRPV; this is encoded by the coding sequence ATGAACCGCACAGAAAAACAGGAGAACAAGTATTTGGGAAAGGTTTATTTAGTTGGTGCGGGGCCAGGAGATCCAGGATTAATTACCCTGAAGGCAAAAGGTTTGTTGGAATGTGCGGATGTAGTTATCTATGATGCCTTAGTCAGTCCGGCAATTTTGGCCATGATTAATCCCCAAGCCGAGCAAATTAATGCTGGTAAGCGTGCGGGGAGACATTCGTTGTTGCAGTCAGAGACAACGCAATTGCTGATTGATAAAGCGCAGGATCATGCAATTGTGGTGCGGCTAAAGGGTGGCGATCCGTTTATCTTTGGTCGCGGTGGCGAAGAGATGGAAGAATTAGTTAAAGCGGGGATATCAGCAGAAGTTGTGCCAGGTATCACATCGGGAATTGCCGCGGCGGCATACTCAGGTATACCTTTGACGCATCGGCTGTATAGTTCATCGGTGATATTTGTAACTGGTCACGAGGCAGCAGGTAAGTATAGACCGATAGTGAATTGGAGTGCGATCGCTCACGGTTCGGAAACTATTGTAATTTATATGGGAATTCACAATCTGCCTTATATTGTGGAACAATTAAGTATCGCTGGGTTGAATTTAGAAACGCCTATTGCTTTGGTGCGCTGGGGTACGCGACCAGAACAAGAAGAATTGATTGGTACTTTAGAAACAATTGTAGAGCAGGTAGAGGAAACTGGATTTAGTGCGCCTGCGATCGCAGTTATTGGACAAGTAGTGAATATGCACAGTATTTTGTCTGGTTGTCGTCCAGTTTAA
- a CDS encoding sirohydrochlorin chelatase — protein sequence MSSAYLLLSHGSRDRRPEIAMQQLARLVCDKLPKNHNSVNSDEHLVGIAALEMGSQPLHEQIQQFAKSAFGGRNRSQNVNRLKIVPLFLLPGVHVMSDIPAEVALAQQATGEDIIIELQPYLGSHPNLEKLLAKQIATIKAEVWILLAHGSRRPGSQETVEAIAARLGAVTAYWAGPPSLESRVKELVTAGYREIAILPYFLFAGGITDAIATSIEALKLQFSAVNFQLAQPLGASAELAELIWDLTDK from the coding sequence ATGTCATCTGCCTATCTGCTATTGTCTCACGGAAGTCGCGATCGCCGCCCAGAAATTGCTATGCAGCAACTAGCTAGGCTGGTATGTGACAAATTGCCAAAAAACCACAACTCAGTAAATAGCGACGAACATCTGGTTGGCATAGCAGCTTTAGAAATGGGTTCTCAGCCTTTACACGAGCAGATTCAACAATTTGCTAAGAGCGCTTTTGGCGGTCGCAACCGATCTCAAAATGTGAACCGCCTCAAAATTGTACCGCTATTTCTGCTGCCGGGAGTGCATGTTATGTCAGATATTCCCGCCGAAGTAGCACTCGCACAACAGGCTACTGGTGAAGATATCATCATTGAGTTGCAACCATATTTAGGCTCTCACCCCAATTTAGAGAAATTACTGGCCAAGCAAATAGCTACTATAAAAGCAGAAGTATGGATTCTCTTAGCTCATGGTAGCCGTCGCCCAGGTTCACAAGAAACTGTGGAAGCAATAGCGGCGAGGTTGGGAGCCGTGACTGCTTATTGGGCTGGGCCTCCTAGTTTAGAATCACGGGTGAAAGAGTTGGTAACTGCTGGTTATCGGGAAATTGCAATTTTGCCATACTTTTTATTCGCTGGTGGAATAACCGATGCGATCGCCACCTCAATCGAGGCGCTAAAATTACAATTTTCTGCGGTGAATTTCCAATTGGCGCAGCCATTGGGAGCAAGTGCAGAATTAGCCGAGCTAATTTGGGATTTAACAGATAAATGA
- a CDS encoding pentapeptide repeat-containing protein, whose product MSSKHRAIDPPNLPLYETMNKGIPDNQLYELESYQNVHLSNCQIEGTKGVDFQYAYFDNVKSINTYFKKLTLQDIRIAKSDFANTEWEDASLNRVEFINCRLLGFQAIKSRFKNVIFKGCQGQLSQFNSSKFDNAIFDNCILEDSTFIESSLINVKFINCQMNNVILADAKFKNTDFRGSNIEGLQININQLQGAVLDIFQAAYILQRYANVIVKAVDEETTDNA is encoded by the coding sequence ATGTCTAGCAAGCATAGAGCTATTGATCCTCCTAATTTACCTTTATATGAAACAATGAATAAGGGTATACCAGATAACCAATTATATGAATTAGAAAGCTATCAAAATGTACATTTATCAAATTGCCAGATTGAGGGAACAAAAGGAGTAGATTTTCAGTATGCATACTTTGATAATGTTAAATCTATAAATACTTACTTTAAAAAACTTACTCTACAAGATATTAGAATTGCTAAAAGTGATTTTGCCAATACTGAATGGGAAGACGCTTCACTTAATAGAGTTGAATTTATTAACTGTAGATTGCTGGGATTTCAAGCAATAAAGTCCAGATTCAAAAATGTTATTTTTAAAGGCTGTCAAGGACAATTATCACAATTTAATTCAAGTAAATTTGATAATGCTATTTTTGACAATTGTATCCTTGAAGATTCTACATTTATAGAATCTTCTTTGATAAATGTAAAATTTATAAACTGCCAAATGAATAATGTTATCCTTGCTGATGCTAAATTTAAAAATACAGATTTTCGAGGTTCTAATATAGAAGGTTTACAAATTAATATAAATCAGCTTCAAGGTGCAGTTTTAGATATATTCCAAGCGGCTTATATTCTTCAAAGATATGCAAATGTAATAGTTAAAGCTGTTGATGAAGAAACAACGGATAACGCGTAA
- a CDS encoding DUF4359 domain-containing protein: protein MKPLTIIAYTGAAVGLAALGVTMAKTNPSQVEYEEYAVQRLTKYLKTDVCKKTTNIIENLIRFNCDKLVDSANPQIQGIIARTTERQNFVVFSIYRTDLKINSWIPSYKFETVGAFDQFYTYTAEEQ, encoded by the coding sequence ATGAAACCATTGACCATCATCGCGTATACTGGAGCAGCAGTAGGACTTGCCGCCTTGGGTGTGACAATGGCGAAAACCAATCCCAGTCAGGTTGAATACGAAGAATATGCAGTTCAACGGCTGACAAAATACTTAAAAACCGATGTATGTAAAAAAACTACGAATATTATCGAAAATTTAATCCGTTTTAATTGTGATAAGTTGGTTGACTCAGCTAACCCACAAATCCAAGGAATTATTGCTAGGACTACAGAAAGGCAAAATTTTGTTGTTTTTAGTATTTATCGTACAGATTTAAAAATAAATTCTTGGATACCTTCTTACAAATTTGAAACGGTGGGAGCTTTTGATCAATTTTATACTTACACTGCCGAAGAGCAATAA
- a CDS encoding sucrose synthase produces MSELLQAVLDSEERSDLRSFISELRQQEKKYLLRNDILNVYGEYCSKSQKSEAFYTSSELGKLIYYTQEIIQEDSNFCFIIRSKIASQEVYWLTSDLSIESMTVQDLLDLRDRLVNKFHPNDGGLLELDFGPFYDYTPVIRDPKNIGKGVQFLNRYLSSQLFQDSKQLLDSLFHFLRLHHYNGIQLLISDRIQSQQQLSQQVKKAIDFVNNRADDELYEQFRFQLQTMGFEPGWGNTAARVRETLNILDELIDSPDPQTLEAFISRVPMIFRIVLVSAHGWFGQEGVLGRPDTGGQVVYVLDQAKSLEKQLQEDVLLAGLEGLNVQPKVIILTRLIPNSDGTLCNQRLEKVLGSENAWILRVPLREFNPNMTQNWISRFEFWPYLETFAIDSERELRAEFHGTPDLIVGNYTDGNLVAFLLARRLKVTQCNVAHALEKSKYLFSNLYWQDLEDKYHFSLQFTADLIAMNAANFVISSTYQEIVGTPDSVGQYESYKCFTMPELYHVTNGIELFSPKFNVVPPGVNENNYFPYIRNKDRVESDRQRLAETLFTLEDPAQIFGKLDDLNKRPLFSMARLDHIKNLTGLAECYGQSKELQEHCNLILVAGKLRVEESGDNEERDEIIKLYQIIDQYNLHGKIRWLGVRLTKTDSGEIYRVIADHQGIFVQPALFEAFGLTILEAMVSGLPTFATQFGGPLEIIQDKVNGFLINPTNLEETATTIVNFITKCEQNPNYWNEISQRGIDRVYTTYTWKIHTTKLLSLARIYGFWNFTSKENREDLLRYIEALFYLIYKPRAQQLLEQHKHR; encoded by the coding sequence ATGTCTGAATTGCTTCAAGCAGTCTTAGATAGTGAAGAAAGAAGTGATTTGCGTTCCTTTATTAGTGAATTACGCCAACAAGAAAAGAAGTACTTGTTGCGGAACGACATACTCAATGTATATGGTGAGTATTGCTCCAAGTCTCAAAAATCTGAAGCTTTTTACACTTCCTCTGAGTTAGGAAAACTTATTTACTATACTCAGGAAATTATTCAGGAAGACTCAAACTTTTGTTTCATTATCCGTTCTAAGATTGCCAGCCAAGAAGTTTATTGGTTGACTTCAGACTTGAGTATCGAGTCGATGACGGTGCAGGATTTGTTGGATCTGCGCGATCGCCTCGTCAACAAATTTCATCCTAACGACGGCGGCTTGCTAGAGTTGGATTTTGGCCCGTTTTATGACTACACCCCAGTCATCCGCGATCCCAAAAATATTGGTAAGGGAGTGCAATTCCTCAACCGCTATCTTTCCAGCCAACTATTTCAAGACTCCAAACAATTGCTGGACAGCTTATTTCATTTCTTGCGCCTGCACCACTACAACGGTATTCAACTGCTGATCAGCGATCGCATTCAATCGCAGCAGCAACTTTCTCAGCAAGTTAAAAAGGCGATCGATTTTGTGAATAATCGCGCCGACGATGAACTCTATGAACAATTCCGGTTTCAATTGCAAACAATGGGTTTTGAACCGGGTTGGGGTAACACCGCAGCGCGAGTCCGGGAAACCCTGAATATTCTCGATGAATTGATTGATTCTCCCGATCCTCAAACCCTAGAAGCTTTCATCTCTCGTGTCCCGATGATTTTTAGAATCGTCTTGGTATCAGCTCATGGTTGGTTTGGACAAGAGGGCGTTTTAGGGCGTCCTGATACTGGTGGTCAAGTAGTTTACGTCCTCGATCAGGCAAAAAGCTTAGAAAAGCAACTACAAGAAGATGTCCTGCTTGCAGGTTTAGAGGGATTGAATGTCCAGCCAAAGGTAATTATTCTCACCCGTTTGATTCCCAACAGTGATGGTACTCTTTGTAATCAACGGCTAGAAAAAGTCCTTGGTAGTGAAAACGCTTGGATTTTGCGAGTACCTTTGCGAGAATTTAATCCCAACATGACTCAAAACTGGATTTCCCGGTTTGAGTTTTGGCCTTATTTAGAAACTTTCGCCATTGACTCAGAAAGAGAACTACGGGCAGAATTTCACGGCACGCCTGACTTAATAGTTGGCAACTATACCGATGGAAATTTAGTGGCATTCTTGCTGGCGCGACGGCTGAAAGTGACTCAATGTAACGTTGCACATGCTTTAGAAAAATCTAAATACTTGTTTAGTAACCTCTACTGGCAAGATTTGGAAGATAAATATCATTTTTCCTTACAATTCACTGCTGATTTAATTGCTATGAACGCTGCCAATTTCGTGATTAGCAGCACCTACCAAGAAATTGTCGGGACACCTGATAGTGTGGGACAGTACGAATCTTATAAGTGCTTCACTATGCCGGAGTTGTATCATGTAACCAATGGCATTGAATTATTTAGTCCCAAGTTTAATGTCGTACCCCCTGGAGTAAACGAAAATAATTACTTTCCCTATATCCGAAATAAAGACCGCGTAGAGAGCGATCGCCAACGCCTTGCAGAAACACTCTTTACTCTAGAAGACCCCGCGCAAATCTTTGGTAAACTCGACGATCTTAATAAGCGCCCTCTCTTCTCAATGGCCCGTCTTGACCACATCAAAAACCTCACAGGTTTAGCTGAATGTTATGGTCAAAGTAAAGAATTACAAGAGCATTGCAATTTAATTTTGGTGGCGGGTAAATTACGCGTCGAAGAATCAGGCGACAACGAAGAACGCGACGAAATTATTAAACTCTACCAAATAATTGACCAGTACAATCTCCACGGAAAGATTCGTTGGTTGGGTGTACGCCTGACTAAAACTGATTCCGGTGAAATTTACCGAGTCATTGCCGATCATCAAGGAATTTTTGTACAACCAGCTTTATTTGAAGCTTTTGGTTTGACAATTTTAGAAGCAATGGTTTCAGGATTACCGACTTTCGCCACACAGTTTGGTGGGCCATTAGAGATTATTCAAGATAAGGTGAATGGATTTTTGATTAACCCGACAAATTTAGAGGAAACAGCCACAACAATTGTCAATTTCATCACTAAATGCGAACAAAATCCTAACTATTGGAATGAAATTTCTCAGCGAGGAATTGACCGAGTTTACACTACCTATACTTGGAAAATTCACACTACCAAACTGCTATCATTAGCGCGAATTTATGGCTTCTGGAACTTTACCTCAAAAGAAAATCGGGAAGATTTATTGCGCTATATCGAGGCTTTGTTCTATTTAATTTACAAGCCAAGAGCGCAACAGCTATTAGAGCAGCATAAACACCGTTAG
- a CDS encoding peptidoglycan-binding protein — protein MTEIGLMMTGMLTIRQASGASLPQQQLFQVENGLNQSKQSQLEIIAQVTPPEFMQTNEISPASSSALKVEKENILKKISRKNQFLVSSNFSESKKYSQSGGKIRTKATGRFQKFSSQPLPTLYFGSSGVAVRALQQLLVSNGYAVRVDGIFGALTETAVKAFQNQRNLGVDGVVGQRTWGALTI, from the coding sequence ATGACTGAAATTGGCCTGATGATGACGGGCATGTTAACAATCAGACAAGCATCTGGGGCCAGTTTGCCACAGCAGCAATTATTTCAAGTGGAAAATGGACTAAACCAGTCAAAACAGAGTCAGTTAGAGATAATTGCTCAAGTCACGCCACCTGAATTTATGCAGACAAATGAGATTTCCCCAGCTTCTTCCTCAGCGTTAAAAGTAGAGAAAGAAAACATACTTAAGAAAATTAGTAGAAAAAATCAGTTCCTAGTTTCTTCTAACTTCAGTGAGTCTAAAAAGTATTCTCAGTCTGGAGGTAAAATCCGTACAAAGGCTACAGGAAGGTTCCAGAAGTTTAGTAGCCAACCTCTACCAACTCTTTATTTTGGTAGTTCTGGTGTTGCTGTCAGAGCTTTACAACAGCTGTTAGTATCTAACGGTTATGCTGTGAGAGTAGATGGAATTTTTGGCGCACTCACAGAGACGGCTGTCAAAGCCTTTCAAAACCAGCGAAATTTAGGAGTAGATGGAGTAGTTGGTCAGCGAACTTGGGGTGCGTTGACAATTTAG
- a CDS encoding ROK family protein translates to MVDENGSIRTLSVDIGGSGVKAMVLDITGNPVTERARLDTPQPATPEVVINAIVVLAAAQGEFHRVSVGFPGVVRCGVTETAVNLHPDWIGFDLETALLKHLNKPVRVINDADMQGFGAIAGKGVELVITLGTGFGSALFVDGRLVPNMEMGHHPFRKGETFEQQLGRAELEKIGDKRWNRRLEKAIASLQHLFNYDYLYIGGGEAVRVNFQLPLNVKLIPNITGLLGGIALWRDEKR, encoded by the coding sequence ATGGTTGACGAAAATGGATCGATTCGTACCCTATCGGTTGATATTGGCGGTAGTGGCGTTAAGGCTATGGTTTTGGATATTACGGGGAATCCTGTAACCGAAAGGGCACGTTTAGATACACCTCAACCTGCAACACCAGAGGTTGTAATTAATGCAATTGTTGTGTTGGCAGCGGCTCAAGGTGAATTTCATCGCGTTTCGGTTGGTTTTCCCGGTGTGGTGCGCTGTGGAGTTACAGAAACAGCGGTAAACTTACATCCAGATTGGATCGGATTTGATTTGGAAACAGCATTACTAAAACACTTAAATAAGCCTGTACGGGTGATTAATGATGCAGATATGCAGGGGTTTGGTGCGATCGCAGGTAAAGGTGTGGAATTGGTGATTACTCTGGGTACGGGGTTTGGTTCGGCTTTATTTGTGGATGGGAGACTGGTGCCGAATATGGAAATGGGGCATCATCCGTTTCGGAAAGGAGAGACTTTCGAGCAACAGTTGGGGCGTGCAGAGTTAGAAAAAATTGGCGATAAAAGATGGAATAGGCGTTTAGAAAAAGCGATCGCCTCTTTGCAACATCTATTTAATTATGATTACCTTTACATTGGCGGTGGCGAAGCTGTAAGAGTGAATTTCCAACTACCGTTAAATGTGAAACTCATCCCCAATATCACTGGTTTATTAGGCGGTATTGCTTTGTGGCGAGATGAAAAAAGGTAA
- a CDS encoding 2TM domain-containing protein encodes MTAFEPQSIRSYSQEDVQQILHLAIARQADDKDTEFSYEQILEIAAELEISPDSLKLAERDWSVQHGQVQQRKAFDAYRIRRFQKRLGNYAILNGFFILVNLVTGGAITWSLYIVLFCGLPIGLDVWNTFQIKGEEYEMAFQKWSRKHQIKKTISTVLNKWFKALQA; translated from the coding sequence ATGACGGCGTTTGAACCTCAAAGCATCCGCTCGTATAGCCAAGAAGATGTCCAACAAATTCTGCACTTGGCGATCGCTCGTCAAGCTGATGACAAAGATACAGAATTTTCTTATGAGCAAATATTAGAAATTGCCGCTGAGTTAGAAATATCACCTGATTCTTTAAAACTAGCAGAACGCGATTGGAGCGTACAACATGGACAAGTCCAACAGCGAAAAGCTTTTGATGCCTACCGCATCAGAAGATTTCAGAAGCGTCTAGGCAATTATGCAATTCTCAACGGGTTTTTTATACTGGTGAATTTAGTCACTGGCGGCGCAATTACTTGGTCACTGTACATTGTGCTATTCTGTGGATTGCCTATAGGGCTTGATGTTTGGAATACCTTTCAAATCAAGGGTGAAGAGTATGAAATGGCATTCCAAAAGTGGAGTCGTAAACATCAGATTAAAAAAACCATCAGCACAGTTTTGAATAAGTGGTTTAAGGCATTACAGGCTTAG
- a CDS encoding DUF2103 domain-containing protein has translation MGKPTVDPLRTASLRDATRTQKAARLVWNHSTHLSGLIPILERLCQHDGIQTVTPGVIGRAKGHCPKMQLRVSVPIRGGYKVIARQGKTVQEVFILTTLPQDQLETTLAIAMRC, from the coding sequence ATGGGCAAACCGACCGTAGATCCTCTCCGCACGGCTTCTCTACGAGACGCTACGCGAACACAAAAAGCTGCTAGACTAGTTTGGAATCACTCGACACATCTTTCTGGTCTGATTCCCATATTAGAACGTCTTTGTCAGCACGATGGTATCCAAACTGTGACGCCAGGAGTGATTGGACGGGCAAAAGGTCACTGTCCAAAAATGCAACTCCGCGTCTCAGTACCGATTCGCGGTGGTTATAAAGTTATCGCACGGCAGGGTAAGACGGTACAAGAAGTATTTATTTTAACGACTTTACCCCAAGATCAATTAGAAACAACATTAGCGATCGCTATGAGATGTTAA
- the clpS gene encoding ATP-dependent Clp protease adapter ClpS, with product MVMTLSADVYGMATAPTIAPERSSQVVRKTYPNYKVIVLNDDFNTFPHVAECLMKYIPGMSGDRAWDLTNQVHYEGQAIVWVGPQEPAELYHQQLRRAGLTMAPLEAA from the coding sequence ATGGTTATGACACTTTCAGCAGATGTTTACGGAATGGCTACAGCACCAACTATAGCTCCTGAACGGTCTAGTCAAGTTGTCCGTAAGACTTATCCAAATTACAAAGTGATTGTATTAAACGACGATTTTAATACATTCCCACATGTGGCTGAATGTTTGATGAAATATATTCCGGGGATGAGTGGCGATCGCGCGTGGGATCTGACTAATCAGGTACACTATGAAGGTCAAGCGATCGTCTGGGTCGGGCCCCAAGAACCTGCGGAACTCTATCACCAGCAGCTTCGCCGAGCCGGTTTGACAATGGCACCTCTAGAAGCAGCTTAA
- a CDS encoding FAD-dependent oxidoreductase — MKRRHKVAFSLTSLIALNLISSLIVFDRAKAAPARTPDKNVNCEILVVGGGLSGVATAYEGLLAGRTVCLTEITDWLGGQISAQGTSALDERPTQRALKFYSRGYLELRNRIGRKYGKLNPGDCWVSESCFLPRDAHTILSQMLQDAEKQGKGKLQWFPNTVIKDLEISADGKIINGAIAIQHQPPKGAPPLNTFTLSQSIEDSYSYENSSRFTKTILRFIPKAAKEDAPKWYVVDASETGEIIALADVPYRLGIDARSYLEPSASATNNDPYCPQGFTYTFGMEATKEPQPQTMPPFYLQYAPYFSYELTRLANFDLVFTYRRIWSPNQGKPAKFGGVSFSAPTPGDISMQNWTWGNDYRPGTARDNLIYTRQQLQATGQLQPGGWMGGLRTETLRKAEENALSFYYWLVSGTTDSQLGDGVKQQQTNNRFVSGLNSPMGTVHGLSKYPYMREGRRIIGRPSWGQPEGFTIWEIDISRRDYNDEYYSKTLPADMYRRLRAAVAGLEAVSVIDGKVPPDKAMRRTRSTIFPDAVGIGHYAIDFHPCMVNSPPEAPGNTEHPGERRGAGQAYPFQIALRAMIPQKIDNLLVGGKSIATSHIASAAYRVHSFEWSAGAAAGTVASFAIKNAIAPYQLVDNLPKQEPQLEALKRLLQQNGNPTAFPDTSIFNENWDNWK, encoded by the coding sequence ATGAAGCGTAGACATAAGGTAGCTTTTAGCTTAACATCACTGATTGCTCTCAATTTAATATCTAGTTTAATTGTATTTGATAGAGCAAAGGCTGCACCAGCAAGAACTCCAGACAAAAATGTTAATTGCGAGATTTTGGTGGTTGGGGGTGGACTATCTGGTGTCGCCACAGCTTATGAGGGTTTGTTAGCAGGACGAACAGTTTGTCTGACAGAAATTACTGACTGGCTGGGGGGACAAATTTCTGCTCAAGGGACATCTGCATTAGACGAACGCCCAACTCAGCGAGCTCTCAAATTCTATTCTCGTGGCTATCTGGAATTGCGAAACCGCATTGGGCGCAAATACGGTAAGCTTAACCCCGGTGATTGTTGGGTAAGTGAATCTTGTTTTCTTCCCCGCGATGCTCACACTATTTTGAGCCAGATGCTTCAAGATGCCGAAAAGCAGGGCAAAGGAAAGCTGCAATGGTTTCCCAACACGGTAATTAAGGATTTAGAAATTTCTGCTGATGGCAAAATAATTAATGGTGCGATCGCCATTCAACATCAACCACCAAAAGGCGCACCACCTCTTAATACTTTTACTTTATCTCAAAGTATTGAAGATTCTTATAGCTACGAAAACTCATCTCGGTTTACCAAAACTATTCTCCGTTTCATTCCCAAAGCAGCGAAAGAGGATGCTCCTAAATGGTACGTTGTAGATGCCAGCGAAACCGGAGAAATTATTGCCCTTGCTGATGTTCCCTATCGATTAGGCATTGATGCCCGTTCTTACCTAGAACCTTCTGCTTCTGCCACCAACAACGATCCATATTGCCCTCAAGGCTTTACTTATACCTTTGGAATGGAGGCAACCAAGGAACCGCAACCGCAAACAATGCCACCATTTTATTTACAATATGCGCCATATTTCAGCTATGAATTAACGCGACTGGCTAACTTTGATTTAGTTTTTACCTATCGTCGCATTTGGAGTCCAAATCAAGGGAAACCAGCAAAATTCGGCGGTGTAAGTTTTTCTGCGCCTACACCAGGGGATATCTCAATGCAAAACTGGACTTGGGGTAACGACTACCGTCCTGGAACAGCTAGAGATAATTTAATTTATACTCGCCAACAGTTACAAGCTACTGGACAGTTACAACCAGGGGGTTGGATGGGAGGACTACGAACAGAAACCCTCCGCAAGGCTGAAGAAAATGCCCTATCTTTTTATTACTGGTTGGTAAGTGGAACTACAGATTCTCAACTAGGGGATGGTGTCAAGCAGCAGCAAACTAATAATCGCTTTGTTTCCGGTTTAAATTCCCCAATGGGAACAGTGCATGGTTTATCGAAATATCCTTATATGCGAGAAGGACGCCGCATCATTGGCCGCCCTAGTTGGGGACAGCCTGAAGGCTTTACTATCTGGGAAATTGATATTTCTCGCCGAGATTATAATGATGAGTATTATTCCAAGACTCTGCCAGCAGATATGTATCGTCGGCTACGAGCAGCAGTTGCCGGCTTAGAAGCCGTATCAGTAATTGACGGTAAAGTTCCACCAGACAAAGCAATGCGACGGACTCGTTCTACCATTTTTCCCGATGCTGTGGGAATTGGTCACTACGCCATAGATTTCCATCCTTGCATGGTAAATAGTCCTCCAGAAGCCCCTGGAAACACAGAACATCCAGGTGAAAGACGTGGTGCTGGTCAAGCTTATCCCTTCCAAATTGCTCTCAGGGCGATGATTCCCCAGAAAATTGACAATTTGCTAGTAGGAGGCAAAAGCATTGCTACTAGTCATATCGCCTCCGCTGCCTATCGGGTACATTCCTTTGAATGGTCGGCTGGCGCAGCTGCGGGAACTGTTGCTAGTTTTGCCATCAAAAATGCGATCGCACCTTACCAACTAGTTGATAATTTACCTAAACAAGAGCCACAACTAGAAGCACTCAAACGGCTTTTGCAACAAAATGGCAACCCTACCGCTTTCCCAGATACATCTATTTTTAACGAAAACTGGGATAATTGGAAATAG